A genomic stretch from Mycobacteriales bacterium includes:
- a CDS encoding TIGR00730 family Rossman fold protein — protein sequence MPAICVFCASSDLVADRYVALATEVGQELARRGHSLVSGGGSVSCMGAVARAARAGGARTVGVIPRALLNLEVADTDCDELVVADDMRHRKGEMDRRADAFLALPGGLGTLEELLEVWVARTLDMHDKPIVVLDPDGVFEPLRAQVDRLLAGGFVRARSLDAVRWTDSVQAAFDALGAPPELPGPPSSAEVLEAEP from the coding sequence ATGCCGGCCATCTGCGTGTTCTGCGCCTCCAGTGACCTCGTCGCGGACCGGTACGTCGCATTGGCGACGGAGGTCGGCCAGGAGCTGGCGCGGCGGGGTCATTCCCTGGTCAGCGGGGGCGGCAGCGTGTCGTGCATGGGTGCGGTGGCTCGGGCCGCGCGGGCGGGGGGTGCCCGGACCGTCGGGGTGATCCCGCGCGCACTGCTCAACCTCGAGGTGGCCGACACGGACTGCGACGAGCTGGTGGTCGCCGACGACATGCGCCACCGCAAGGGGGAGATGGACCGCCGAGCCGACGCCTTCCTCGCGTTGCCCGGGGGCCTCGGCACCCTCGAGGAACTCCTCGAGGTGTGGGTGGCCCGGACCCTCGACATGCATGACAAGCCGATCGTGGTCCTCGACCCGGACGGCGTCTTCGAGCCGCTCCGGGCTCAGGTCGACCGCCTGCTGGCTGGCGGGTTCGTCCGCGCACGGAGCCTGGACGCCGTCCGATGGACGGACAGCGTCCAGGCCGCGTTCGACGCGCTGGGCGCGCCCCCCGAGTTGCCGGGTCCGCCGAGCTCGGCGGAGGTACTCGAAGCCGAGCCGTGA
- a CDS encoding PH domain-containing protein, which yields MKATMAQGGAARTFQSAYPRKVGITGTAIVLLMLVSVLLGHSMNNFGKVTTGVMLFAIGLFLMLGVAQSRVIANMEGIVIRNATSRRFVPWSNIDCFGLEAGRSARVVLREGRTLRMDGIVAIRISPAASLRVNRVHIEALEALAALARQNMPSLLADRLQS from the coding sequence ATGAAGGCAACCATGGCGCAGGGAGGCGCGGCGAGAACCTTCCAGAGTGCCTATCCGCGAAAAGTTGGAATCACAGGTACCGCGATCGTCCTCCTAATGCTCGTGTCGGTGTTGTTGGGCCATTCGATGAACAACTTCGGCAAAGTGACAACGGGAGTGATGCTGTTCGCCATTGGCTTATTTCTCATGCTTGGAGTTGCCCAGAGTCGTGTGATTGCCAACATGGAAGGAATCGTCATCCGAAATGCGACGAGTAGGCGTTTCGTACCTTGGTCGAATATCGACTGCTTCGGCCTGGAGGCGGGCCGTTCGGCCCGAGTTGTTCTCCGGGAGGGCCGGACGCTGCGCATGGATGGGATCGTTGCCATTCGCATTTCTCCTGCGGCCAGCTTGAGGGTCAACAGGGTTCATATCGAAGCACTAGAGGCTCTGGCTGCGCTAGCCAGGCAGAACATGCCGTCGCTGTTAGCAGATCGACTGCAGTCGTGA
- the dapE gene encoding succinyl-diaminopimelate desuccinylase, whose translation MLNAPGDALTAALVDMPSPSGSEGRLADAIEHALRQVEHLSVDRDGDAVVARTTLNRTERIILAGHLDTVPPADNLPARRDGDRLYGCGSSDMKAGIAVMLRLAAAVSEPVRDVTYLFYDNEETDAARNGLGRLGRTHREWLAADLALLMEPTANRVEAGCQGTLRVLVVVPGRRAHSARNWLGDNAIHNAGQVLERLAGYQARQVVIDGCTYREGLSAVRIEGGVSGNVVPDRCTVMVNYRFAPDRDEAAALAHVQQVLAPFECVLTDSAPGALPGLSAPAASEFVRTVGDEAVAKLGWTDVARFTTLGVPALNYGPGDPNVAHTRDEYVDTFRIGECERILRGYLSSRG comes from the coding sequence ATGCTCAACGCGCCGGGCGACGCCCTGACCGCGGCGCTCGTGGACATGCCGTCGCCCAGCGGCTCGGAAGGCCGCCTCGCCGACGCGATCGAACACGCGCTCCGACAGGTCGAGCACCTGAGCGTCGACCGGGACGGTGACGCCGTCGTCGCGCGCACCACGCTGAACCGGACGGAGCGGATCATCCTGGCCGGCCATCTCGACACGGTGCCGCCTGCGGACAACCTGCCGGCGCGCCGGGACGGCGATCGGCTCTACGGCTGCGGGAGCTCGGACATGAAAGCCGGGATCGCGGTCATGCTCAGGCTCGCGGCGGCCGTGAGCGAACCGGTCCGTGACGTGACCTACCTCTTCTACGACAACGAGGAGACCGACGCCGCGCGGAACGGCCTCGGCCGGCTCGGGCGCACCCACCGGGAGTGGTTGGCCGCGGACCTCGCGCTGCTCATGGAGCCGACCGCGAACCGGGTCGAGGCAGGTTGCCAGGGCACCCTGCGGGTCCTGGTCGTCGTGCCCGGGCGCCGCGCACACAGCGCGCGGAACTGGCTCGGCGACAACGCGATCCACAACGCCGGCCAGGTCCTCGAACGGCTGGCCGGATATCAGGCGCGGCAGGTGGTGATCGACGGATGCACCTACCGGGAGGGGCTGTCCGCGGTCCGCATCGAAGGCGGAGTTTCCGGCAATGTGGTGCCGGACCGCTGCACGGTGATGGTGAACTACCGGTTCGCACCGGACCGGGACGAGGCCGCCGCGCTCGCGCATGTCCAGCAGGTGCTCGCCCCGTTCGAGTGCGTGCTCACCGACTCGGCGCCCGGGGCGCTCCCCGGGCTTTCGGCCCCGGCGGCGAGCGAATTCGTCCGAACCGTAGGGGACGAGGCGGTGGCCAAGCTCGGCTGGACCGACGTCGCCCGGTTCACGACGCTCGGCGTTCCGGCACTCAACTACGGGCCAGGCGACCCCAACGTGGCGCATACTCGGGACGAATACGTGGACACGTTCCGAATCGGCGAGTGCGAGCGGATCCTGCGCGGCTACCTTTCCAGCCGCGGGTAG
- a CDS encoding RHS repeat-associated core domain-containing protein yields the protein MVTVTAGDGSTLPFTPSGGGGYTAPPWVSATLTHNGDGSYTVRLPDGSAIAYDAAGQATADTDPNGYTTTLSYTGGLLAAVTDPAGRSLTFGYNQSGQLVSVTDPAGRVVAYDYDPAGDLIAVTDPAGRVTRYGYDSAHRITTMTDPDGHTTANSYNSASQVIEQVDPIGRVTGFAYGSEIDAPEMTTVTNPSGSVSVVKFDNDWLTSTTVGYGSPLAATTSQTHDASDNVTSFTDPAGHTSSYSYDASGNMLTATDPDGRTTSYSYDPAGDLTASTDPLGVTTSYSYDPERDLTSVATPNSSTGHPAVTSFGYGDGNPGELTSVTDPDGNTSRFGYDPNGDLTSVTDPNGHTTSYTYGCPSGCLDNIGWPYSTTSPTGGVTTSSFDADGNKLSSTDPDGHRTTSSYDADGNVVSVTDPDGNITTTDYNADGQPVSTVQGAGTAQQVQQQTGYDAAGDLTSQTDGRGATRTYSYDLLGQLTSVTEPATPADPGGTTTSYSYNPDGSPATVSNPAGRLTSYGYDPAGQLTAIYYSDGTTPDVRYAYDGDGRRTQMNDGTGTSRYTYNSLGQLVTATNGPGATVRYTFDPAGQLTALGYPDGRIVTRTFDPAGQLTGVDDGLGNHTGFGYDPDGNLTQISYPNNVVETSSYDKADNLTALTDTETVGGQTTTLAGYSYGRDNAGQLTSQINTVGATQTPQTAYTYTSLNQLASTASQAGEQTLTSGGYSYDKAGNLTGLPDGTTQNYNPADQLTSRTGPAGVTTNYTYTAAGDRATAASAAATLSYGYNQADQLTSVGTPTLNATYGYDGDGLRTSAQTTIDGTPSSTLTNGFAYDLAAGMPLILTDGALDYIYGPGGLPIEQIQTVDAHSVPTFLSHDQSGSTRILTDLGGVVVGTYQYDPYGTTVDHTGVDTPLQYDGQYHDPTGLYYLRARYYDPQTGQFLTRDPLEAITGQPYGYAGNDPLNSADPTGLGCPWWDLTCYAYQAVYAIGGGIDWTASFVSRHFGDIAELGAGAGCIIATGGTCFALVISATALQVSQDHFVGHAAGVQLAIDGIVGALGASFAGIAAEAVSGLEDGSVVGLNRLIAQVERSGSARALKGLKGLLQATGFAPSIVNAVISATAHHSFWSVCKG from the coding sequence GTGGTAACGGTCACCGCGGGGGACGGTTCGACGCTGCCGTTCACACCCTCCGGCGGCGGCGGGTACACCGCCCCGCCGTGGGTGTCGGCGACGCTGACCCACAACGGTGACGGCAGTTACACGGTGCGCCTGCCCGACGGGTCGGCGATCGCCTACGACGCCGCCGGGCAAGCCACCGCGGACACCGACCCGAACGGCTACACCACCACCTTGTCCTACACCGGCGGGCTGCTCGCCGCGGTCACCGACCCGGCCGGGCGGAGCCTCACCTTCGGTTACAACCAGTCCGGCCAGCTGGTCAGTGTCACCGACCCGGCCGGCCGGGTGGTCGCCTACGACTACGACCCGGCCGGGGACCTGATCGCCGTCACCGACCCGGCCGGGCGGGTTACCCGCTACGGCTACGACAGCGCGCACCGGATCACCACGATGACCGATCCGGATGGGCACACCACCGCGAACAGCTACAACTCCGCCAGCCAGGTGATCGAGCAGGTCGACCCGATCGGTCGGGTGACCGGGTTCGCCTACGGCAGCGAGATCGACGCGCCGGAGATGACCACCGTCACCAACCCCAGCGGCTCGGTCAGTGTGGTCAAATTCGACAACGACTGGTTAACGTCGACGACCGTCGGCTACGGCAGCCCGCTCGCCGCGACGACGAGCCAAACCCATGACGCGAGTGACAATGTCACCTCGTTCACCGACCCGGCCGGGCACACCAGCAGCTACAGCTACGACGCGAGCGGGAACATGCTCACCGCCACCGACCCGGACGGGCGCACCACCAGCTACAGCTACGACCCGGCCGGGGACCTGACCGCCAGCACCGACCCGCTAGGTGTCACCACCAGCTACAGCTACGACCCCGAGCGTGACCTGACCTCGGTCGCCACCCCGAACTCGAGCACCGGGCATCCGGCGGTGACGAGCTTCGGCTACGGCGACGGTAATCCCGGCGAGTTGACGTCGGTCACCGACCCGGACGGGAACACCAGCAGGTTCGGCTACGACCCGAACGGGGACCTGACCAGCGTCACCGACCCGAACGGGCACACCACCAGCTACACCTACGGCTGCCCGTCGGGCTGCCTGGACAACATCGGCTGGCCCTACTCGACCACCTCCCCCACCGGTGGGGTGACCACCTCGAGTTTCGACGCCGACGGCAACAAGCTGTCCAGCACCGACCCCGACGGTCACCGGACCACCTCCAGCTACGACGCGGACGGCAACGTGGTGTCGGTCACCGACCCCGACGGCAACATCACCACCACCGACTACAACGCCGACGGGCAACCCGTCTCGACCGTGCAGGGGGCCGGCACCGCGCAGCAGGTCCAGCAGCAGACCGGCTACGACGCCGCCGGTGACCTGACCAGCCAAACCGACGGCCGCGGGGCCACCCGAACCTACAGCTACGACCTGCTCGGCCAGCTCACCTCGGTCACCGAGCCGGCGACCCCGGCCGACCCGGGCGGGACCACCACCAGCTACAGCTACAACCCGGACGGCAGCCCGGCCACCGTCAGCAACCCGGCCGGCCGGCTCACCTCCTACGGCTACGACCCGGCTGGACAGCTCACAGCCATCTACTACAGCGACGGCACCACCCCCGACGTCCGCTACGCCTACGACGGCGACGGCCGGCGCACCCAGATGAACGACGGCACCGGCACCAGCCGCTACACCTACAACAGCCTCGGCCAACTCGTGACAGCCACGAACGGACCCGGCGCCACCGTGCGCTACACCTTCGACCCGGCCGGGCAGCTGACCGCCCTCGGCTACCCGGACGGCCGGATCGTCACCCGCACCTTCGACCCGGCCGGGCAGCTGACCGGCGTCGACGACGGGCTCGGGAACCACACCGGATTCGGCTACGATCCGGACGGCAACCTCACCCAGATCAGCTACCCCAACAACGTCGTCGAAACCTCCAGCTACGACAAGGCGGACAACCTCACCGCACTCACCGACACCGAAACCGTCGGCGGGCAGACCACCACCCTGGCCGGCTACAGCTACGGCCGGGACAACGCCGGGCAGCTGACCTCGCAGATCAACACCGTCGGCGCCACCCAAACCCCGCAGACCGCCTACACCTACACCTCGCTCAACCAGCTCGCCAGCACCGCGAGCCAAGCGGGCGAACAGACGTTGACCAGCGGCGGCTACAGCTACGACAAGGCCGGCAACCTGACCGGCCTCCCGGACGGCACCACCCAGAACTACAACCCCGCCGACCAGCTGACCTCCCGCACCGGCCCGGCCGGGGTGACCACGAACTACACCTACACCGCCGCGGGTGATCGGGCCACCGCCGCCTCCGCAGCGGCGACCCTCAGCTACGGATACAACCAAGCCGACCAGCTCACCAGCGTCGGCACCCCCACCCTGAACGCCACGTATGGCTACGACGGGGACGGACTCCGCACCTCAGCCCAAACCACGATCGACGGCACCCCCTCGTCAACCCTCACGAACGGTTTCGCCTACGACCTCGCCGCCGGAATGCCGCTCATCCTCACCGACGGCGCCCTGGACTACATCTACGGACCCGGCGGACTGCCCATCGAGCAGATCCAGACCGTCGATGCCCACAGTGTCCCCACGTTTCTGAGCCACGACCAAAGCGGGTCCACCCGAATACTGACCGACCTCGGCGGCGTCGTCGTCGGCACCTACCAATACGACCCGTACGGCACCACCGTCGACCACACCGGAGTCGACACCCCGCTGCAATACGACGGGCAATACCACGATCCAACCGGCCTCTACTACCTCCGAGCCCGCTACTACGACCCGCAGACCGGCCAATTCCTCACGAGAGATCCCCTCGAAGCCATCACCGGGCAACCGTACGGCTACGCTGGGAACGACCCCCTCAACTCGGCCGACCCGACCGGACTTGGCTGTCCTTGGTGGGACCTGACGTGCTATGCGTACCAAGCGGTTTACGCTATCGGCGGCGGAATTGATTGGACAGCCAGTTTTGTGTCCAGGCATTTCGGAGATATTGCCGAATTAGGGGCCGGGGCTGGATGCATTATCGCGACGGGGGGTACGTGCTTCGCTTTGGTAATTTCGGCCACTGCCCTGCAGGTCAGTCAGGATCACTTTGTGGGGCATGCGGCTGGTGTACAGTTGGCCATCGACGGCATTGTAGGAGCATTGGGCGCCTCCTTTGCCGGGATTGCGGCAGAGGCAGTTTCGGGCCTCGAAGACGGCTCTGTCGTGGGCCTGAATAGGCTGATTGCGCAGGTGGAACGTAGCGGCTCAGCAAGGGCCCTGAAGGGCCTTAAAGGCCTCCTCCAAGCAACCGGCTTTGCCCCATCCATCGTCAATGCGGTTATTTCTGCTACCGCACACCATTCGTTCTGGTCGGTATGTAAGGGCTAG
- a CDS encoding DUF6788 family protein translates to MRRRGKPPVARAAIERRRATITAEIAALGLPLPGSLVGRTTRCGNPGCRCNADPPQLHGPYLSWTRKVENKTVTRTLTPDQADRLQPLLDNARRLRELATELETLALQTVENDPALPRP, encoded by the coding sequence ATGAGACGCCGTGGGAAGCCACCAGTTGCAAGGGCCGCGATCGAGCGCCGACGGGCGACGATCACCGCTGAGATCGCCGCGCTCGGACTACCTCTGCCGGGCAGCCTCGTGGGCCGGACCACCCGCTGCGGCAACCCCGGCTGCCGCTGCAACGCCGACCCACCACAGCTACACGGGCCCTACCTGAGCTGGACCCGAAAGGTCGAGAACAAGACCGTCACCCGCACCCTGACCCCCGACCAAGCAGACCGACTCCAGCCACTGCTCGACAACGCACGACGGCTGCGCGAACTGGCCACCGAACTCGAGACCTTGGCCCTGCAGACCGTCGAGAACGACCCGGCACTACCGCGCCCGTGA
- a CDS encoding 2,3,4,5-tetrahydropyridine-2,6-dicarboxylate N-succinyltransferase, producing MTRSELDPAVDELWERQEELGADVREAIDTVTAALDDLDEGRARVAWVDPRTDQVVVDERAKRAILLAFRILPMTESVAGGFRYQDRIPLKTRLAGVRVVPGAIVRWGAYLAPGVVLMPSYVNVGGYVDEETMVDTWATVGSCAQIGKRVHLSGGVGIGGVLEPPNAIPVVIEDDAMIGSRAMITDGARVGPGAVVAAGVILNPSIPVIDAETGTEISRGYVPPWSVAVSASRMREFAGGTFGLPCVLVIKRLEEGQRHSKAQLNQVLREHGIAT from the coding sequence ATGACCAGATCCGAGCTCGACCCCGCAGTCGACGAGCTGTGGGAGCGGCAAGAAGAGCTAGGCGCCGACGTCCGCGAGGCGATCGACACCGTGACGGCGGCCCTGGACGACCTCGACGAAGGCCGGGCGCGGGTGGCCTGGGTGGATCCGCGGACCGACCAGGTCGTCGTGGACGAGCGGGCCAAACGGGCCATCCTGCTGGCGTTCCGTATCCTGCCGATGACCGAGTCGGTGGCCGGTGGCTTCCGGTACCAGGACCGGATACCGCTGAAGACCCGCCTGGCCGGGGTGCGGGTGGTCCCGGGTGCGATCGTCCGCTGGGGTGCCTACCTCGCCCCGGGTGTGGTGCTCATGCCGTCCTACGTCAACGTGGGGGGCTACGTAGACGAGGAGACGATGGTCGACACCTGGGCCACCGTCGGCTCCTGCGCACAGATCGGGAAGCGGGTGCACCTTTCCGGCGGGGTGGGGATCGGGGGCGTGCTCGAGCCGCCGAACGCGATCCCCGTGGTAATCGAGGACGACGCCATGATCGGGAGCCGCGCGATGATCACCGACGGCGCCCGGGTAGGCCCTGGCGCCGTCGTGGCGGCTGGGGTGATTCTCAACCCGTCGATCCCGGTCATCGATGCCGAGACCGGAACCGAGATCTCCCGCGGGTACGTCCCGCCGTGGTCGGTGGCGGTCAGCGCTTCCCGGATGCGTGAGTTTGCCGGCGGCACCTTCGGATTGCCGTGCGTGCTCGTGATCAAGCGGCTCGAGGAAGGCCAGCGGCACAGCAAGGCGCAGCTCAACCAGGTGCTGCGGGAGCACGGAATCGCGACCTGA
- the dapC gene encoding succinyldiaminopimelate transaminase codes for MTAPPRPADPERVRLPDFPWDRLAPYAAIAARHPGGLVDLSVGTPVDPTPDVARQALAAASEAPGYPATAGSVELRRAAAGWLHRRAGALVPAEAVLPTVGSKELVAGLPSQLRVAGRRSATTVVFPRLAYPTYDIGARMAGLRPHAADDVTTLDPADVALVWLNSPANPTGEVLSAERLRTVVDWARAGEVIVASDECYLEFGWDAEPVSVLAAEVCSGSLANLLAVHSLSKRSNLAGYRAGFVAGDPRLIAGLLGVRKHLGFMVPSPVQAAMAAVLDDDAHVADQRARYRERRARLLPALGAAGFQIEHSAAGLYLWASRAEDCWRSVARLAEQGILVAPGDFYGPDGAEHIRVALTATDERVDAAVERLHRLGGD; via the coding sequence CTGACCGCACCGCCCCGTCCGGCCGACCCGGAGCGAGTCCGACTACCGGACTTCCCGTGGGATCGGCTCGCGCCGTACGCGGCCATCGCCGCCCGTCATCCCGGCGGGCTGGTCGACCTCTCGGTCGGCACCCCGGTCGATCCCACCCCCGACGTCGCCCGCCAGGCCCTCGCCGCGGCTTCGGAGGCACCCGGCTATCCGGCAACCGCCGGCTCGGTCGAGCTGCGCAGGGCCGCCGCCGGGTGGCTTCATCGACGGGCCGGGGCCCTTGTCCCGGCCGAGGCAGTGCTGCCGACGGTCGGATCCAAGGAGCTCGTAGCGGGCCTGCCGTCCCAACTCCGGGTGGCCGGGCGCCGGTCGGCCACCACCGTCGTCTTCCCTCGGCTCGCCTATCCCACCTACGACATCGGTGCCCGAATGGCCGGCTTGCGTCCGCACGCAGCCGACGACGTGACCACGCTCGACCCGGCCGACGTCGCGCTCGTCTGGCTGAACTCGCCAGCCAACCCGACCGGCGAGGTGCTGTCCGCGGAGCGGTTGCGGACGGTCGTGGACTGGGCCCGCGCCGGCGAGGTGATAGTCGCCTCCGACGAGTGCTATCTCGAATTTGGCTGGGATGCGGAACCGGTCTCCGTCCTCGCCGCCGAGGTCTGTTCCGGCTCGCTGGCGAATCTGCTGGCCGTTCACTCGCTGTCCAAGCGCTCCAATCTCGCCGGGTACCGGGCCGGATTCGTCGCCGGCGATCCCCGACTGATCGCCGGGCTGCTCGGCGTTCGCAAGCACCTGGGGTTCATGGTTCCGTCCCCGGTACAGGCCGCGATGGCCGCTGTCCTCGATGACGACGCGCACGTCGCGGACCAGCGTGCCCGCTACCGCGAGCGGCGGGCGAGGCTGCTCCCGGCGCTCGGCGCAGCCGGCTTCCAGATAGAACACTCCGCCGCCGGCCTCTACCTGTGGGCGAGCCGGGCGGAGGACTGCTGGCGCAGCGTCGCGCGCCTGGCCGAACAGGGGATCCTCGTCGCGCCCGGCGATTTCTACGGGCCCGACGGCGCCGAACACATCCGAGTGGCCCTCACCGCTACCGATGAACGGGTCGACGCTGCCGTCGAGCGGCTGCACCGGCTGGGCGGGGACTAG
- a CDS encoding IS5 family transposase yields MDAVWAAVEPLLPPQPPDEHPLGCHRPRIADRDCFTGILLRLVTGCSWDVAARFSTAGETTLRQRRTLWLQAGVFDALVEEALAGYDRIIGLDLAEVAVDGSLHKAPCGGEGTGPNPTDRAKTGWKWSLATDTKGIPIGWVADGANRHDSILLEPTLQAIAERGLLLDIETLHLDRGYDSNLTITRCTDLGLNDVICAKKKPKRDPKKKTTTRRPGRTTTTATGPNAKKTRQAKKSALTLGLRWPVERTNSWMSNFGQLRRNTDRYPAQRLGQLALAITLILTVKLVAWAKRWTD; encoded by the coding sequence GTGGACGCTGTCTGGGCAGCGGTCGAGCCGCTGCTGCCACCACAACCACCGGATGAGCATCCGCTGGGGTGTCACCGACCCCGCATCGCCGACCGGGACTGCTTCACCGGGATCCTGCTGCGACTGGTCACCGGCTGCTCCTGGGACGTGGCGGCCCGGTTCAGCACCGCCGGGGAGACCACGCTGCGTCAGCGGCGCACGTTGTGGTTGCAGGCCGGGGTGTTCGACGCCCTGGTCGAGGAGGCCCTGGCCGGCTACGACCGGATCATCGGCCTGGACCTGGCCGAGGTCGCGGTGGACGGCAGCCTGCACAAGGCACCCTGCGGCGGTGAGGGAACCGGACCCAACCCCACCGACCGGGCCAAGACCGGCTGGAAATGGTCGTTGGCCACCGACACCAAGGGCATCCCGATCGGCTGGGTCGCCGACGGGGCCAACCGCCACGATTCCATCCTGCTCGAACCCACCCTGCAGGCCATCGCCGAGCGTGGGCTGCTGCTCGACATCGAGACCCTGCACCTGGACCGCGGCTACGACAGCAACCTGACCATCACCCGATGCACCGACCTGGGCCTGAACGACGTCATCTGCGCCAAGAAGAAACCCAAGCGCGATCCGAAGAAGAAGACAACAACGAGGAGGCCCGGCCGAACTACGACAACGGCCACCGGTCCCAACGCGAAGAAGACCAGGCAGGCGAAGAAGTCAGCACTGACCCTGGGGCTGCGCTGGCCAGTGGAACGCACCAACTCGTGGATGTCCAACTTCGGCCAGCTCCGCCGCAACACCGACCGCTACCCCGCCCAACGCCTCGGTCAGCTGGCCCTGGCCATCACGCTCATCCTGACCGTCAAGCTCGTCGCATGGGCCAAGCGCTGGACCGACTAG
- a CDS encoding TIGR00730 family Rossman fold protein: MSAQRPTQPGDPDAVPAGRQVEGQASREAAATASSAARASDPADSAEPPEKHRGPIVFRRGQVQTTTTDQRLLDTRGRSDWVHTDPWRVLRIQSEFVEGFGLLAELPRAVSVFGSARTERGAPEYVAGEALGGALARAGYGVITGGGPGIMEALNKGASEAGGVSVGLGIELPFEQRLNAWVDIGLHFRYFFARKTMFVKYAQAFVVLPGGFGTLDELFESLTLVQTGKVTSFPVILYGSAYWQGLLDWLRSTVAGSGRIAGPDLDLVRVTDDVDEAVAIIAASEAERRDDRRQGNEAGAPSA, encoded by the coding sequence ATGAGCGCGCAGCGCCCGACCCAGCCGGGCGACCCGGACGCGGTTCCCGCCGGGCGGCAGGTCGAGGGTCAGGCGTCCCGCGAGGCGGCGGCGACCGCATCGAGCGCAGCCCGCGCGAGCGATCCGGCCGACAGCGCCGAACCGCCGGAAAAGCATCGCGGGCCGATCGTCTTCCGGCGCGGTCAGGTGCAGACGACGACGACCGATCAACGGCTGCTCGACACCCGTGGCCGCTCGGACTGGGTGCACACCGACCCGTGGCGGGTGTTGCGGATTCAGTCGGAATTCGTGGAGGGGTTCGGGCTGCTCGCCGAACTGCCGCGGGCCGTGAGCGTCTTCGGCTCCGCCCGTACCGAGCGGGGCGCCCCGGAGTACGTCGCCGGGGAAGCACTCGGCGGGGCGCTCGCCCGGGCCGGCTACGGGGTGATCACCGGCGGCGGCCCGGGCATCATGGAGGCTCTGAACAAGGGCGCCAGCGAGGCCGGGGGGGTATCCGTCGGCCTCGGCATAGAGCTGCCGTTCGAGCAGCGGCTGAACGCCTGGGTGGACATCGGACTGCACTTCCGGTACTTCTTCGCCCGCAAGACGATGTTCGTCAAGTACGCGCAGGCGTTCGTCGTTCTCCCCGGCGGATTCGGAACGTTGGACGAGCTGTTCGAGTCGCTGACGCTCGTCCAGACCGGCAAGGTCACCTCGTTCCCCGTAATCCTCTACGGCTCCGCCTACTGGCAAGGACTGCTCGACTGGCTGCGATCGACGGTCGCCGGGTCCGGGCGGATCGCCGGTCCCGACCTTGACCTGGTGCGGGTAACCGACGACGTCGACGAGGCAGTCGCGATCATCGCGGCCAGCGAGGCGGAGCGGCGGGACGACCGCCGCCAGGGGAACGAAGCCGGGGCTCCCTCGGCCTGA
- the fdxA gene encoding ferredoxin: MTYVIAEPCVDVLDKACIEECPVDCIYEGARMLYIHPDECVDCGACEPVCPVEAIFYEDDTPEQWKEYYKANVEFFEDLGSPGGASKVGKIDRDHPIVAVLPPQGEGH; the protein is encoded by the coding sequence GTGACCTACGTCATCGCCGAGCCCTGCGTCGATGTGCTCGACAAGGCCTGTATCGAGGAGTGCCCCGTCGACTGCATCTACGAGGGTGCTCGGATGCTGTACATCCACCCCGACGAATGTGTCGACTGCGGGGCTTGCGAACCGGTCTGCCCGGTTGAGGCGATCTTCTACGAGGATGACACGCCCGAGCAGTGGAAGGAGTACTACAAGGCGAACGTCGAGTTCTTCGAGGACCTCGGGTCGCCCGGTGGCGCGTCGAAGGTTGGCAAGATCGACCGGGATCATCCGATCGTGGCGGTGTTGCCCCCGCAGGGCGAGGGACACTGA